The Streptomyces sp. 11x1 genomic sequence CGACGAAGGACTCGAGAGCGGCCTGGGTGAAGACCACGTCGTCCGAGACGATCACGTCGTACGTGTTCAGCTGGCCCGGCTCCAGGATGTGGACCTGGGGCAGGTTGCGGGCGGAGAGCCACGCGGCCTCGTCGGCACGCTCGACGACCAGGAGCAGGTTCTTGCGCTCCGAGATCTTGCCGAACAGCGACTTGGCGGCCTTCGTGGACGGGTTCTCGCCCTCGATCACGCCGGAGACGACGTGGATGCGGTTGTGGCGGGCCCGGTCGGTGAGGGCGTGACGCAGGGCCGCGGCCTTCATCTTCTTCGGGGTCCGCTGCGAGTAGTCACGCGGCACGGGACCGTGCACGACGCCACCACCGGCGAACTGCGGCGCGCGGGTCGAGCCCTGACGGGCGCGGCCGGTGCCCTTCTGCCGGTAAGGCTTCTTACCGCCACCACGGACTTCG encodes the following:
- the rplD gene encoding 50S ribosomal protein L4; this translates as MSTVDILSPAGEKTGSVELPAEIFGVEKVSIPLIHQVVVAQNAAARQGTHKTKTRGEVRGGGKKPYRQKGTGRARQGSTRAPQFAGGGVVHGPVPRDYSQRTPKKMKAAALRHALTDRARHNRIHVVSGVIEGENPSTKAAKSLFGKISERKNLLLVVERADEAAWLSARNLPQVHILEPGQLNTYDVIVSDDVVFTQAALESFVAGPKATDTEGSEA